A segment of the Zingiber officinale cultivar Zhangliang chromosome 8B, Zo_v1.1, whole genome shotgun sequence genome:
TTTCCTCGAGGTCGCTTGACCATTTCATCGATGTGAACTGAAAGGAAcatcagaatatcagatagccaGTACTCAGTACTCAATAGTTGGTGATATGCCTGGTGACACTTATTCAGTCAGTTTGTATAACTAAACAGTTTTCAGGTCTGGATCATTTAACCAAACAGTTTATAGGTTGTCTAGGTGaatgatcataaaaatataactAATAATCCTCTTGCATTATTCGTAGATGAAATCCATAATTGCTGCAGGGAAGCAAAAGTCTACCACAAGATGTTTTTTTAATCATTATTGTACTTGCTCAATCCTTGCTACTGCTGTTTGCAGATTTGGCTACTTGGATTATTTTTTTTCTCGTCTACAAATGTAAAGATGATtaaagcattttttttttgttcatttgGCAAGGAATAATAATTGAAGATCCTATCTTCCTCGAAATGTGATTCTTTTCCTTGGAACTAGATCTTCTCGAAACTAACTCAATATAAATACCTGTACGATTCCAAGCGCATTGCACATGTTTGGAAAGTGAatgaaatttcaatttcaatagaTCATCTTCTCAGATATTATGCTATACACTTTGGGTTCTTGTTCTTCTAACCAAGAGCTATACCTACATTACATGTGCATCAAaagttttattatatttatttcaccACTTCAAAGTTATCAATATCTTGTGAGATGAATTCTCTTTTAACAAAAATCCCTCTGTTGGAACATCAGTTATTACAACTATGATCTAGAACTTAGCTGTGGCATATAACTTCTTTACTTCCGTTAACTTATCATAGATGTTGCTGATTATTACAAGGAATACTATTTTACAGCGTTCAAGCGACTGGCCAGCTGTTTGTCTTGCAAAAAGATAACTTCTAGGGATTCTGAGACTGATCCATTCTTTTGCAGTCCTGACTTCATGGAATCTTCAGTGAAGCATGAACGCAGTACTCCTACCGTCGTGGAAAATATTTTGAAGAATGTAGCCTTGGAGGATCTTGACATTTTGTCTATTAATGAGAAGGATGAACTGATAATTGGAGAACTTGGACAGTTTTTTAATGGAATCCTTCATGTTGGCGATTCTTATAAGGAAGATAGTGATAGTGACCTTGATACAGATCAGGATGAAACTTATGCTGTCAATCAGGTTGACATAACTCCAATGGATGACAATAAATTGGAGGATTTTAACAAGCATGCTTCTGGACACTTGATGGAATATTTGCAATCACCTCCTTCCCAGGACACAAGAGAACCACTGAGTATAACAAGAGATGTTGAGAACGCTGAAAACCCTGTAAGTTCGTTTTCATACCATTTTTTAAATCTATCCGCTGTCCAAATTTTGTTACAAAGAGATG
Coding sequences within it:
- the LOC122015379 gene encoding uncharacterized protein LOC122015379, which produces MESSVKHERSTPTVVENILKNVALEDLDILSINEKDELIIGELGQFFNGILHVGDSYKEDSDSDLDTDQDETYAVNQVDITPMDDNKLEDFNKHASGHLMEYLQSPPSQDTREPLSITRDVENAENPSTTPKLISALKGSRAQIGMQPNTKLTVKWAPDVYDPRVTSDCHTVKGHHRRYKIIKKEPRKQKHSKNKSYKISSHDRKSLSQKGMDNIDSGMMMLAALRKRSAYKSNAEIPGYTGLTDVKC